In Acinetobacter sp. TGL-Y2, a genomic segment contains:
- the ettA gene encoding energy-dependent translational throttle protein EttA, with translation MAQYIYTMNRVSKMVPPKREILKDISLSFFPGAKIGVLGLNGAGKSTLLRIMAGVDKDFSGEARAQPGIKIGYLEQEPPLDETKDVRGNVEDGLREPLDALARLDEVFAEYAAEDADFDALAKEQEKLEAIIHAWDAHNLTNQMDQAAAALNLPAWDADVKLLSGGERRRVALCRLLLSKPDMLLLDEPTNHLDASSVAWLERFLKDFAGTIVAITHDRYFLDNVAEWILELDRGMGIPYQGNYSSWLEQKNARLEQENKQEESFAKALKKELEWVRSNAKGQQKKNKARMERFEELNSREFQQRNETSEIYIPPGPRLGNKVVEVEGISKSFDGRTLYKDLSFVVPPTAIVGIVGENGAGKTTLFRMMTGELEPDTGSVVLGDSVKVAYVGQIRDTLDNDKTVWEEVSGGLDILKIGEYEIASRAYIGRFNFKGQDQQKRVGQLSGGERNRLQLAKILQLGANVILLDEPSNDLDIETLRALEDAILVFPGTVMVISHDRWFLDRIATHILSFEGQTPEFFDGNYTEFEEYRRKRDGDDLVAKRQKYRKIGA, from the coding sequence GTGGCCCAATATATTTACACGATGAACCGTGTGTCGAAGATGGTTCCGCCAAAGCGCGAAATCTTAAAAGACATATCTTTATCATTTTTCCCAGGCGCTAAAATTGGTGTTCTTGGTTTAAACGGTGCAGGTAAATCTACTCTGCTTCGTATTATGGCTGGCGTAGATAAAGATTTCTCAGGTGAAGCACGTGCTCAACCGGGTATTAAAATCGGTTATCTTGAGCAAGAGCCACCTTTAGATGAAACCAAAGACGTTCGTGGTAACGTTGAAGATGGTCTGCGTGAACCGCTTGATGCTTTGGCGCGTCTTGATGAGGTTTTCGCTGAATATGCCGCTGAAGATGCTGACTTTGATGCGCTTGCAAAAGAGCAAGAGAAGTTAGAGGCCATTATTCATGCTTGGGATGCGCACAATCTAACAAACCAAATGGATCAAGCTGCTGCTGCGCTGAATCTTCCAGCTTGGGATGCAGATGTTAAATTGCTTTCAGGTGGTGAACGCCGCCGTGTTGCGCTTTGCCGTTTATTGCTTTCTAAACCTGACATGTTGCTTCTTGATGAACCGACCAACCATTTAGATGCATCCTCTGTAGCTTGGTTAGAGCGTTTCTTGAAAGACTTCGCAGGTACCATCGTTGCGATTACGCATGACCGTTATTTCTTAGATAACGTGGCTGAATGGATTCTTGAGCTTGACCGTGGCATGGGTATTCCATACCAAGGTAACTATTCTTCTTGGTTGGAGCAGAAAAATGCTCGCTTAGAGCAAGAGAACAAGCAAGAAGAATCTTTTGCGAAAGCATTGAAGAAAGAACTTGAATGGGTTCGTTCAAATGCCAAAGGTCAGCAAAAGAAAAACAAAGCGCGTATGGAGCGTTTTGAAGAGCTGAACTCGCGTGAATTCCAACAGCGTAATGAAACCTCTGAAATCTACATTCCACCGGGTCCACGTTTAGGCAACAAGGTTGTAGAAGTTGAAGGCATCAGTAAATCGTTTGATGGCCGTACCTTGTATAAAGATTTATCCTTCGTTGTACCACCAACAGCGATTGTCGGCATCGTGGGGGAGAATGGTGCAGGTAAAACTACATTGTTCCGAATGATGACTGGCGAACTAGAACCAGATACAGGTTCTGTGGTTCTAGGTGACTCGGTTAAAGTGGCTTATGTCGGCCAAATCCGTGACACCTTAGACAATGATAAAACGGTTTGGGAAGAAGTTTCTGGCGGTTTAGATATTTTAAAGATTGGTGAATACGAAATCGCATCTCGTGCGTATATCGGTCGCTTTAACTTTAAAGGTCAAGATCAGCAAAAACGTGTAGGTCAACTCTCAGGGGGTGAGCGTAACCGTTTACAACTTGCGAAAATCCTACAACTTGGTGCAAACGTGATCTTACTCGATGAACCGTCGAATGACTTGGATATCGAAACCTTACGTGCGCTTGAGGATGCAATTTTAGTCTTCCCAGGTACTGTGATGGTGATCTCGCATGACCGTTGGTTCCTCGACCGTATTGCAACCCATATCTTGTCATTTGAAGGCCAGACGCCAGAATTCTTCGACGGTAACTATACTGAGTTTGAAGAATACCGTCGTAAGCGTGATGGTGATGATTTGGTGGCTAAGCGTCAAAAATATCGCAAAATTGGTGCTTAA
- a CDS encoding Tex family protein, producing MTDLVQQLASELAVRPNQVEAAIKLIDEGSSVPFIARYRKEVTQGLDDTQLRQLDTRLTYLRDLFERREKVLESLKEQDKLSDDLLARINAVETKNALEEIYAPYRPKRTSKSFKAREAGLGPIATTILAENVEPAEALAGFSHEDYADLESQLDAIQHIIIDDWAQNIGLTTELKSTFAKTAMLKSLVASDEKKEVGKKFRDYFDFSENLNKVPSHRLLAMLRGRQENVLGLKVEGQDDAPLARIETEYSLETVQPQARQDFLKQTAKLFWLGKVRPQIEHSLLTEKRLNAEAEAMDVFAENLRHLLLSAPAGARTTLGVDPGIRTGVKLAVVNASGDVLAHSTIYPFAPKEDKAGSLAELESLCREFNVDLVAIGNGTASRETESLVAEMMATHTDLNLTRVSVSEAGASVYSASELASNELPDLDVSIRGAVSIARRLQDPLAELVKIDPKSIGVGQYQHDVNQTGLAKMLETVVEDCVNSVGVDVNTASSAILGYIAGLNKSIAQQIVEFRKENGRFDNRQALKNVPRLGERTFEQAAGFLRIQDGSEPLDASAVHPESYALVSKIVEAKATTVKDIIGNTEIIRQVNAEEFADDKFGLPTIKDVLSELEKPGRDPRPEFRTAKFRDDIKDVAQLTEGLQLEGVITNVTNFGAFVDIGVHQDGLVHISELANEFVSDPHKIVKPGQIVQVRVLQVDTERNRVNLSMRPEGSEAPRQPRREPVNGEQRTERKPQAKRPQQARPQGDRPQQNKKPQSTKPQEQKIGGLGALLLQAGIKGSK from the coding sequence ATGACTGACTTAGTTCAGCAGTTGGCAAGTGAACTTGCCGTACGTCCAAACCAAGTAGAAGCTGCCATTAAGCTGATTGATGAAGGTTCTAGTGTTCCATTTATCGCACGTTACCGTAAAGAAGTAACGCAGGGCTTGGACGATACGCAATTACGCCAGCTCGATACGCGCTTAACGTATTTACGTGATTTATTTGAACGCCGTGAGAAAGTTCTTGAATCACTTAAAGAACAAGATAAATTGTCAGATGACTTATTGGCACGCATTAATGCTGTTGAAACCAAAAATGCATTAGAAGAAATTTACGCACCGTACCGTCCAAAACGGACCAGTAAATCATTCAAGGCAAGAGAAGCGGGCCTAGGGCCAATAGCGACAACAATTCTTGCTGAAAATGTTGAGCCTGCTGAAGCGTTGGCAGGTTTTAGTCATGAAGACTATGCAGACCTTGAAAGCCAACTCGATGCCATTCAGCATATCATCATTGATGATTGGGCACAAAATATTGGTTTAACCACCGAATTAAAATCTACATTTGCAAAAACAGCGATGCTTAAAAGCTTGGTGGCAAGTGACGAGAAAAAAGAAGTCGGTAAAAAATTCCGTGATTACTTCGATTTCTCTGAAAACTTAAATAAAGTGCCTTCACATCGTTTACTTGCGATGTTACGTGGTCGTCAAGAAAACGTATTGGGTTTAAAAGTAGAAGGTCAAGACGATGCGCCACTTGCACGTATTGAAACTGAATACTCACTTGAAACAGTTCAGCCACAAGCACGCCAAGATTTCTTAAAGCAAACAGCAAAATTATTTTGGCTGGGTAAGGTTCGTCCGCAAATCGAACATTCTTTGCTGACTGAAAAGCGTTTAAATGCTGAAGCTGAAGCAATGGACGTCTTTGCAGAAAACTTACGTCATTTGCTGTTGTCTGCACCTGCAGGCGCGCGTACCACTTTGGGTGTTGACCCGGGTATCCGTACTGGCGTGAAATTGGCTGTTGTCAATGCATCGGGTGATGTACTTGCGCACAGCACAATCTATCCATTTGCACCGAAAGAAGACAAAGCCGGTTCACTGGCTGAGCTTGAGAGTTTATGCCGTGAATTCAATGTCGATTTAGTTGCCATTGGTAATGGAACTGCTAGCCGCGAAACTGAAAGCTTAGTGGCTGAAATGATGGCTACACATACAGATTTGAATTTAACCCGCGTTTCTGTATCTGAAGCGGGTGCATCTGTGTATTCGGCATCCGAACTTGCATCAAATGAGCTGCCTGATTTAGACGTGTCTATCCGTGGTGCAGTGTCTATTGCACGTCGTTTACAAGATCCACTGGCTGAACTTGTAAAAATTGATCCAAAATCGATTGGTGTAGGTCAATATCAACATGACGTCAACCAAACAGGTTTAGCGAAAATGCTTGAGACTGTGGTTGAAGACTGTGTGAACTCTGTGGGTGTTGATGTCAATACAGCATCATCTGCAATTTTGGGTTATATCGCAGGTTTGAACAAATCAATCGCACAGCAGATTGTTGAATTCCGTAAAGAAAATGGTCGTTTTGACAACCGTCAGGCACTTAAAAATGTACCGCGTTTAGGCGAGCGTACTTTTGAGCAAGCGGCTGGTTTCTTGCGTATTCAAGATGGCTCAGAGCCACTCGATGCCTCTGCGGTTCATCCTGAATCATATGCACTGGTCAGCAAAATTGTTGAAGCGAAAGCGACGACTGTAAAAGATATCATTGGCAATACTGAAATCATTCGTCAGGTGAATGCAGAAGAATTTGCAGATGACAAATTTGGTCTTCCCACCATCAAAGATGTTCTTTCTGAGCTTGAAAAACCGGGTCGTGATCCACGTCCTGAGTTCCGTACAGCGAAGTTCCGTGATGACATTAAAGATGTTGCGCAGTTAACTGAAGGCTTACAGCTTGAAGGTGTGATCACCAATGTCACTAACTTCGGTGCTTTTGTTGATATCGGTGTTCATCAAGATGGTTTGGTTCATATTTCTGAGCTTGCCAATGAATTTGTATCGGATCCACATAAAATTGTGAAACCCGGTCAAATTGTTCAAGTACGTGTATTGCAAGTCGATACTGAACGTAACCGTGTGAACTTGTCTATGCGTCCTGAAGGTTCTGAAGCACCGCGTCAGCCACGTCGTGAGCCTGTAAATGGTGAACAACGTACTGAACGTAAGCCACAAGCGAAACGTCCTCAGCAAGCACGCCCTCAAGGTGATCGTCCGCAACAGAATAAGAAGCCACAATCTACTAAACCTCAAGAGCAAAAAATTGGTGGTTTGGGTGCATTGTTACTTCAAGCAGGGATTAAAGGTTCGAAATAA
- a CDS encoding SDR family NAD(P)-dependent oxidoreductase: MNKKLEQLFQRKVHGKVVLITGASSGIGLTVAHKLADAGAHVLLVARTEEALAEAKFDIEAKGGKATIFPCDLNDMYAIDDVSKKILSTVDHIDILINNAGRSIRRAVHESTDRFHDFERTMQLNYFGSVRLILNILPQMMERKAGQIINISSIGVLANATRFSAYVASKAALDAFSRCLSAEVHSHKIAITSVYMPLVRTPMIAPTKMYKYVPALTPEQAADLIALAVVKRPKKIATGLGRLASITYSIAPDINNKLMSIGYNLFPSSTASIGQQEKLNIIQKAYARLFPGEHW, translated from the coding sequence ATGAATAAAAAATTAGAACAGCTTTTTCAACGCAAAGTACATGGCAAAGTGGTTTTGATCACTGGCGCATCAAGTGGAATTGGCTTAACGGTGGCACATAAACTTGCAGATGCTGGTGCGCATGTTCTATTGGTTGCACGTACTGAAGAAGCACTCGCTGAAGCCAAATTTGATATTGAAGCCAAAGGTGGCAAAGCCACTATTTTCCCTTGTGATTTGAATGACATGTATGCCATTGATGATGTGTCGAAAAAAATTCTAAGCACTGTAGATCATATTGATATTTTAATTAATAACGCGGGGCGCTCTATTCGCCGTGCAGTGCATGAATCGACAGATCGCTTCCATGACTTTGAACGTACAATGCAGCTGAATTATTTCGGTTCGGTGCGTTTAATTTTAAATATACTCCCGCAAATGATGGAGCGTAAAGCAGGTCAAATCATCAACATCAGCTCGATTGGTGTGTTGGCCAATGCCACACGCTTTTCGGCTTATGTGGCATCAAAAGCAGCACTGGATGCTTTTAGTCGCTGTCTATCAGCAGAAGTGCATTCTCATAAAATTGCGATTACTTCGGTGTATATGCCACTTGTCAGAACACCAATGATTGCACCGACCAAAATGTATAAATACGTCCCTGCCCTGACGCCTGAGCAAGCAGCAGATTTAATTGCATTGGCTGTGGTCAAGCGTCCGAAGAAGATTGCGACAGGTTTGGGCCGTTTAGCCTCAATTACCTATTCAATTGCGCCTGATATTAACAATAAACTTATGTCGATTGGTTATAACCTCTTCCCAAGCTCAACAGCATCTATAGGTCAGCAAGAGAAACTCAATATTATCCAAAAAGCGTATGCACGTTTGTTCCCAGGTGAACACTGGTAA
- the ompR gene encoding two-component system response regulator OmpR — protein MSLVVPAENTDVVHNETDRVERILVVDDDVRLRTLLQRFLEDKGFVVKTAHDATQMDRLLQRELFSLIVLDFMLPVEDGLSICRRLRNSNIDTPIIMLTARGSDSDRIAGLEAGADDYLPKPFNPNELLARIRAVLRRQVREVPGAPSQNVEVVSFGPWSLDLSTRTLTREGQVVTLTTGEFAVLKALVQHPREPLTRDKLMNLARGREWGAMERSIDVQVSRLRRLIEENPARARYIQTVWGVGYVFVPDGAE, from the coding sequence ATGAGTTTGGTTGTACCTGCTGAAAATACAGATGTTGTACACAATGAAACTGACCGCGTCGAACGCATTTTAGTTGTCGATGATGATGTGCGTTTACGTACCCTTTTGCAGCGCTTTTTAGAAGATAAAGGTTTTGTGGTTAAAACGGCTCATGACGCGACACAAATGGATCGTTTATTACAACGTGAGTTGTTCTCTTTGATCGTGCTCGATTTTATGTTACCGGTTGAAGATGGTCTAAGCATTTGCCGTCGTTTACGCAATTCCAATATTGATACACCGATTATCATGCTCACCGCTCGTGGTAGTGATTCTGACCGTATTGCGGGTTTAGAAGCAGGTGCAGATGATTATTTGCCAAAACCATTTAATCCAAATGAATTGTTGGCACGTATTCGCGCTGTCCTTCGTCGTCAAGTACGTGAAGTACCAGGTGCACCTAGTCAAAATGTGGAAGTGGTGTCTTTTGGTCCGTGGTCACTAGATTTGTCTACGCGTACATTGACTCGTGAAGGTCAAGTCGTCACCTTAACCACAGGTGAGTTTGCGGTACTTAAAGCATTGGTACAGCATCCACGTGAACCCCTCACTCGCGACAAGCTGATGAATTTAGCTCGCGGTCGTGAATGGGGCGCAATGGAGCGTTCAATTGATGTTCAAGTGTCTCGTCTTCGTCGTTTGATTGAAGAAAATCCTGCACGCGCACGTTATATCCAAACAGTTTGGGGCGTGGGTTATGTCTTCGTTCCAGATGGTGCTGAATAA
- a CDS encoding tetratricopeptide repeat protein — MFSVVSKRVQGAVQRIFLGHSQSYSETLNELNKAHDYETRFNQCLSDHMHQQCDKNDARNAVWFYLRAALRGDKEAQYKMGLSYLNGQLGLDRSYIHAEKWLDQAAEQGHHDAKHVLEKALNHLVIS, encoded by the coding sequence ATGTTTTCAGTTGTATCGAAGCGTGTTCAAGGTGCTGTTCAGCGTATTTTTCTTGGGCATTCGCAAAGTTACTCAGAGACACTGAATGAGCTGAATAAAGCCCATGATTATGAGACACGTTTTAATCAATGTCTGTCTGATCATATGCATCAACAGTGCGATAAAAATGATGCACGCAATGCAGTTTGGTTTTATTTACGTGCCGCACTGCGGGGCGATAAAGAGGCCCAGTATAAAATGGGGCTTAGTTACTTAAATGGACAATTGGGTTTAGACCGCAGTTATATACATGCAGAAAAATGGCTGGATCAAGCCGCGGAGCAAGGACATCATGATGCTAAGCATGTACTTGAAAAAGCACTTAATCATCTGGTGATTTCTTAA
- a CDS encoding ATP-binding protein yields the protein MKLEPVDPQKFNDFETYSERKRTKWERFLDKIKPRSAAMRTTVLVLFVVFFSLFMSLWFFWKTLYLPEIQQHARFLAVELEIINNPELRIFHGGQELDTDEWLKQRVGIEYVTDPKEYPNQREKFIAEFFTNQIEEKLVKELDVPNVTVYFQFKPSPRIWIQTPEMKGNWVQEPLKTYANYSPELILAWLLGVPLISAAIILTLVRQLNRPLRRLQNAANNYSKTGKAPYLETNHGPLEIRQVNQAFNHMIYTLEQTERDRQIMLAGISHDLRTPLTRIRLSAEMMPDDDFLKEGLIYDVEDMDAILNQFISYMRDGSDEEPQETNLNTVLQELVIQFKPLDIRFTAQELPLITARTLSLKRLIGNLINNSKRYGAEPIEISAHIEDQHIKISVADHGEGIPEDQIEALMQPFVRGNEARTIQGSGLGLAIVKRIVDLHQGELIIHNHAEGGLEAIISLPLIPTQAVEISSNSPLNKLKQTLSDRF from the coding sequence GTGAAACTAGAACCGGTTGACCCACAAAAATTCAATGACTTTGAAACCTACTCCGAAAGGAAACGGACCAAGTGGGAACGCTTTCTAGACAAAATTAAACCGCGCTCTGCGGCCATGCGTACCACGGTATTGGTTCTTTTTGTCGTGTTTTTCAGCCTGTTCATGTCATTGTGGTTTTTTTGGAAAACACTGTACTTACCTGAAATTCAGCAACATGCGCGCTTCCTCGCAGTTGAACTCGAAATTATTAATAACCCTGAACTCAGAATATTTCATGGCGGCCAAGAACTTGATACAGACGAATGGCTGAAACAACGTGTCGGCATAGAGTACGTCACTGACCCGAAAGAATATCCGAATCAGCGTGAAAAGTTCATTGCAGAATTTTTTACCAATCAAATCGAAGAAAAACTGGTTAAAGAATTAGACGTACCCAATGTTACAGTTTATTTCCAGTTTAAACCGAGCCCTCGCATTTGGATTCAAACCCCTGAAATGAAGGGTAATTGGGTGCAAGAACCGTTAAAAACCTATGCCAACTATAGCCCTGAACTGATTCTGGCATGGCTATTGGGTGTACCTCTTATTTCAGCGGCCATTATTTTAACTTTAGTCCGCCAGCTCAATCGCCCCTTACGTCGTCTACAAAATGCTGCCAATAATTATAGTAAAACAGGTAAAGCACCGTATTTAGAAACCAACCACGGGCCACTCGAAATTCGTCAAGTCAACCAAGCCTTTAATCATATGATTTATACCTTGGAGCAAACGGAACGTGACCGCCAGATCATGCTTGCTGGGATCTCACATGATTTACGTACACCGCTCACCCGTATTCGATTGAGCGCAGAAATGATGCCCGATGATGACTTTTTAAAAGAAGGTTTGATTTATGATGTCGAAGATATGGATGCGATTTTAAATCAGTTCATCTCCTATATGCGGGATGGTTCGGACGAAGAACCCCAAGAAACCAACCTTAATACTGTATTACAAGAACTGGTGATTCAATTTAAGCCCCTCGATATTCGATTCACCGCACAAGAACTCCCCCTGATTACAGCGCGAACACTGTCTTTAAAACGCTTAATTGGTAATTTAATCAACAATTCTAAACGTTATGGTGCAGAGCCGATTGAAATTTCCGCACATATTGAAGATCAGCACATCAAAATTAGTGTTGCTGATCATGGTGAAGGCATTCCAGAAGATCAAATTGAAGCCTTGATGCAACCCTTCGTTCGGGGCAATGAAGCCAGAACCATCCAAGGCAGTGGACTGGGTTTAGCCATTGTGAAACGAATTGTTGATCTACACCAAGGTGAATTGATTATTCATAATCATGCTGAAGGTGGACTTGAAGCCATTATTTCCTTACCGCTTATACCCACTCAAGCTGTTGAAATTTCGAGCAATAGCCCCTTAAACAAACTCAAGCAAACCCTCTCTGATCGCTTTTAA
- the gltX gene encoding glutamate--tRNA ligase: MTVRTRIAPSPTGFPHVGTAYIALFNLCFAKQHGGEFILRIEDTDQLRSTPESEKMILDSLRWLGLNWSEGPDVGGPHAPYRQSERMGIYKQYALELVEKGHAFYCFATSEELDQMRAEQQARGESPRYDGRGLLLTEEEVQRRLVAGEAHVIRMKIPAEGICKFNDMLRGEVEIPWAQVDMQILLKADGLPTYHLANVVDDHLMEITHVIRGEEWIPSAPKHQLLYQYFGWNMPVLCHMPLLRNPDKSKLSKRKNPTSINYYKDIGVLPEALLNYLGRMGWSMPDESEKFTLAAMIENFDIKRVSLGGPIFDVEKLNWLNGQWIKALSPSDLLDTLLAWKADRKMLEDIAAAIQPRINLLSEAVNWAGFYFNQFPSLSKEQFENKKLSEEQVRQSLQFAIWRLESLFTWNQDTVSQTLMDLANQMDIKLRDFMPAFFISIAGSTASTPVMQSMVTIGPDLTFARLRHALEIVGGPSKKEAKVWEKLNESLKLPKNESVDNA, translated from the coding sequence TATTGAAGATACAGATCAACTTCGCTCAACCCCTGAATCTGAAAAGATGATTTTAGATTCACTGCGCTGGTTAGGTTTAAATTGGTCTGAAGGTCCAGATGTCGGCGGTCCTCATGCACCCTACCGTCAATCTGAGCGTATGGGCATTTATAAGCAATATGCACTTGAACTGGTTGAAAAAGGTCATGCCTTCTATTGCTTTGCCACCAGTGAAGAACTTGATCAAATGCGCGCCGAACAGCAAGCACGTGGCGAATCACCTCGTTACGATGGTCGTGGTCTACTCTTAACAGAAGAAGAAGTGCAACGTCGTTTGGTTGCGGGCGAAGCGCACGTGATTCGCATGAAGATTCCTGCTGAAGGCATCTGCAAATTCAACGACATGCTGCGTGGTGAAGTTGAAATTCCATGGGCGCAAGTGGACATGCAAATTCTACTTAAAGCAGATGGCTTACCCACTTACCATTTGGCCAACGTGGTCGATGACCATTTAATGGAAATCACCCATGTGATCCGTGGTGAAGAATGGATTCCATCTGCACCGAAACATCAGTTGTTGTATCAATACTTCGGATGGAATATGCCTGTATTGTGTCATATGCCACTTTTACGTAACCCAGACAAATCAAAATTGTCTAAGCGTAAGAATCCGACCTCAATTAATTATTACAAAGACATTGGTGTGCTGCCTGAAGCGCTGCTTAACTATTTGGGTCGCATGGGCTGGTCTATGCCAGATGAAAGTGAAAAATTCACTTTAGCTGCCATGATCGAAAATTTTGACATCAAACGGGTATCACTCGGTGGTCCAATTTTTGATGTTGAAAAACTGAACTGGCTAAACGGTCAGTGGATTAAAGCACTTTCTCCAAGTGATTTACTCGATACGCTTTTGGCTTGGAAAGCAGACCGTAAAATGCTGGAAGATATTGCGGCTGCTATCCAACCGCGTATTAACCTACTGTCTGAAGCAGTCAATTGGGCAGGTTTTTACTTCAACCAATTCCCGTCTCTATCTAAAGAGCAATTTGAAAACAAAAAATTATCTGAGGAACAAGTTCGTCAAAGCTTACAGTTCGCCATTTGGCGTTTAGAAAGCTTATTTACATGGAATCAAGATACCGTTAGTCAAACATTGATGGATCTTGCAAACCAGATGGACATCAAATTACGTGATTTCATGCCTGCGTTCTTTATTTCGATTGCAGGTTCTACGGCCTCGACTCCTGTTATGCAATCTATGGTGACGATTGGCCCAGATTTAACCTTCGCGCGTTTACGTCATGCACTTGAGATTGTGGGCGGACCGAGTAAAAAAGAAGCGAAAGTTTGGGAAAAACTCAATGAAAGTTTAAAACTGCCGAAAAATGAGTCAGTTGATAACGCATAA
- a CDS encoding O-acetylhomoserine aminocarboxypropyltransferase/cysteine synthase family protein, whose protein sequence is MTYKDETLAIHAGYSPEPTTKAVAVPIYQTTSYSFDSTQHGADLFDLKVQGNIYTRIMNPTTAVLEQRVAALEGGIGALALASGMAAITYTIQTIAEAGDNIASVSTLYGGTYNLFAHTLPKQGIEVRFFDYQDPEALRGLIDDKTKLVFVESIGNPLGNIIDLEAISKIAHEYGIPVVVDNTVATPILQKSFEFGADIIVHSLTKYIGGHGNSIGGIIVDSGKFPWGKYPERFKVLNTPDPSYHGVNYVEALGEAAFIARARVVPLRNTGAAISPHNVFLILQGLETLSLRMERHTENALKVATYLKAHSKVKWVNYAGLKDHSEHALAQKYVKGKPSAILTFGVQDGLAGGTRFIDALQLFTRLVNIGDAKSLACHPATTTHRQLNEAELKAAGVSIDMVRLSVGIEHADDLIADLEQALAQV, encoded by the coding sequence ATGACGTATAAAGACGAAACCCTTGCAATTCATGCAGGATATAGCCCAGAGCCCACCACCAAAGCCGTGGCTGTTCCGATTTATCAAACTACATCCTATTCTTTTGATAGCACGCAGCACGGTGCGGACCTGTTCGATTTAAAAGTTCAGGGCAATATTTACACACGGATTATGAATCCGACCACTGCAGTGCTTGAGCAACGTGTGGCTGCCTTAGAGGGTGGAATTGGTGCGTTAGCATTGGCTTCAGGCATGGCTGCGATTACCTATACCATTCAAACCATTGCTGAGGCAGGTGATAATATTGCGTCTGTCTCCACGCTTTACGGGGGCACCTACAACTTATTTGCGCATACCCTACCCAAACAAGGCATCGAAGTACGCTTTTTTGACTACCAAGACCCTGAAGCCCTTCGTGGCTTGATTGATGATAAAACCAAATTAGTTTTTGTCGAATCGATTGGTAACCCACTGGGTAATATTATTGATTTAGAAGCGATCTCGAAAATTGCGCATGAGTATGGGATTCCTGTGGTGGTCGACAATACAGTGGCCACGCCGATACTGCAAAAATCGTTTGAGTTTGGTGCAGATATCATCGTGCATTCACTGACCAAATATATTGGCGGTCATGGCAACTCCATTGGCGGCATTATCGTCGACAGTGGTAAGTTCCCTTGGGGCAAATATCCTGAACGTTTCAAAGTGCTGAATACCCCAGATCCAAGTTATCACGGCGTCAACTATGTCGAGGCTTTAGGTGAGGCCGCTTTCATTGCACGCGCCCGCGTGGTGCCTTTACGTAATACGGGAGCAGCCATTAGCCCACATAATGTATTTTTGATCTTACAAGGCTTAGAAACTTTAAGTTTGCGTATGGAGCGCCATACTGAAAATGCACTCAAAGTCGCGACCTATTTAAAAGCCCATTCCAAAGTAAAATGGGTCAATTATGCAGGACTTAAAGACCATTCAGAGCATGCATTGGCACAGAAATATGTCAAAGGCAAACCCTCAGCTATTTTAACCTTCGGGGTGCAAGATGGGCTTGCTGGTGGCACACGTTTTATTGATGCGCTGCAATTGTTTACTCGCCTTGTAAACATTGGCGACGCGAAGAGCTTGGCCTGCCATCCTGCAACCACCACGCATCGACAACTCAATGAAGCTGAACTCAAAGCCGCAGGTGTCAGCATTGATATGGTGCGCCTGTCTGTGGGGATTGAACATGCAGATGATTTAATTGCAGATTTAGAGCAAGCGTTGGCACAGGTTTAA